The proteins below come from a single Blattabacterium cuenoti genomic window:
- the ilvC gene encoding ketol-acid reductoisomerase, with the protein MKIKFGNTEENIITREEFSLNKAKNILEKETISVLGYGIQGPGQSLNLRDNGFNVIIGQRKKSVSWKKALKDGWIEGKNLFSLEEACSKGTILMYLLSDAGQISFWPILKKYLTKNKSLYFSHGFGLTFHKKTKIYPPKNIDIFLVAPKGSGTSLRRLFKKGKGINSSYAIYQDYSGKSLEKTLSIGIGIGSGYLFKTNFKNEVYSDLVGERGTLMGAIQGIFCAQYQVLRKNGHSPSEAFNETVEELTQSLMPLVAENGMDWMYSNCSTTAQRGALDWWKKFRDITLPLFEELYEEVSSGNEAERIIVSNSELDYRNKLEKELKELKNSELWKVGAVIRNLRPDKKD; encoded by the coding sequence ATGAAAATAAAATTTGGAAACACAGAAGAAAATATTATTACTAGAGAAGAATTTTCTTTAAATAAAGCTAAAAATATATTAGAAAAAGAAACAATATCTGTATTAGGTTACGGTATTCAAGGACCTGGACAATCTTTAAATTTAAGAGATAATGGATTTAATGTAATTATCGGACAAAGAAAAAAATCTGTTTCTTGGAAAAAAGCGTTGAAAGATGGTTGGATCGAAGGAAAAAATCTATTTTCTTTGGAAGAAGCATGTAGTAAAGGAACAATATTAATGTATTTATTATCAGATGCTGGTCAAATATCATTTTGGCCAATACTTAAAAAATATCTAACAAAAAATAAATCTTTATATTTTTCTCATGGATTCGGATTAACTTTCCATAAAAAAACAAAAATATATCCTCCAAAAAATATAGATATTTTTCTAGTAGCACCTAAAGGATCAGGAACTAGTCTAAGAAGACTTTTTAAAAAAGGAAAAGGGATTAATTCTAGTTATGCTATTTATCAAGATTATAGCGGAAAAAGTTTAGAAAAAACTTTATCTATTGGTATTGGAATTGGTTCTGGATATTTATTTAAAACAAATTTTAAAAATGAAGTTTACTCTGATTTAGTAGGTGAAAGAGGAACTTTAATGGGGGCAATACAAGGAATATTTTGTGCTCAATATCAAGTTTTAAGAAAAAATGGGCATTCTCCATCAGAAGCTTTTAATGAGACGGTAGAAGAACTAACTCAAAGTCTAATGCCTTTAGTAGCAGAAAATGGAATGGATTGGATGTACTCTAATTGTTCCACTACTGCACAAAGAGGTGCTTTAGATTGGTGGAAAAAATTTAGAGATATTACATTACCATTATTTGAAGAATTATATGAAGAAGTATCTTCTGGAAATGAAGCAGAAAGAATTATTGTTTCTAATAGTGAATTAGATTATAGAAATAAATTAGAAAAGGAATTAAAAGAATTAAAAAATAGTGAATTATGGAAAGTAGGTGCAGTTATTCGTAATTTAAGACCAGATAAAAAAGATTAA
- the ilvA gene encoding threonine ammonia-lyase has product MYKIIDNYFPTLQGIINAKNRLKNIIFNTPLQKNNFLSEKYNANVFLKREDLQIIRSYKIRGAYNKIKSLSSFHLKNGIVCASAGNHAQGVAYSCKKLKIPGKIYMPNTTPKQKIDRVEKFGKKYIEIILIGDNFDAVNFEAIKDCKKNKKLFIHPFDDTKIIEGQATIGLEILQQSNVTIDYIFIPIGGGGLISGVGSYFKHFSPETKIIGVEPTGAPSMSYSLKNGKVLELNEIDRFIDGASVKKVGELNFKICKKILYDIKTVPEGKVCTTILDLYNLEAIVAEPAGALSISALDFYSKEIKGKNIVCILSGGNNDITRTEEIRERSLLYEEKKHYFIVKFPQRSGSLKEFINNVLGPKHDISYFSYSKKTSREEGPAIIGIELIDKKEFPKLLEKMNKHNVNFQYLNKNPDLFRVLI; this is encoded by the coding sequence ATATATAAAATTATTGACAATTATTTTCCTACTTTACAAGGAATAATTAATGCGAAAAATCGTTTAAAAAATATTATTTTCAATACTCCATTACAAAAAAATAATTTTTTATCAGAAAAATACAATGCTAATGTCTTTTTAAAAAGAGAAGATTTACAGATTATACGTTCCTATAAAATTAGAGGGGCGTATAATAAAATAAAAAGTTTATCCTCTTTTCATTTAAAAAATGGAATTGTTTGTGCTAGTGCTGGAAATCATGCGCAAGGAGTAGCTTATTCTTGTAAAAAATTAAAAATTCCTGGAAAAATATATATGCCTAATACTACTCCTAAACAAAAAATAGATAGAGTAGAAAAATTTGGAAAAAAATATATAGAAATAATTCTTATAGGGGATAATTTTGATGCAGTAAACTTTGAAGCAATAAAAGATTGTAAGAAAAATAAAAAGTTATTTATTCATCCATTTGATGATACCAAGATTATTGAAGGACAAGCCACAATTGGATTAGAAATATTACAACAATCTAATGTAACAATTGATTATATTTTTATTCCTATTGGAGGAGGCGGGTTGATTTCTGGAGTTGGAAGTTATTTTAAACATTTTAGCCCTGAAACAAAAATTATTGGTGTAGAACCTACTGGAGCTCCATCAATGAGTTATTCATTAAAAAATGGAAAGGTTTTAGAATTAAACGAAATTGATAGATTTATTGATGGAGCTTCAGTAAAAAAGGTAGGGGAATTAAACTTTAAAATATGTAAAAAAATTTTATATGATATAAAAACTGTTCCAGAAGGAAAAGTATGTACTACTATTTTAGATTTATATAATTTAGAAGCTATAGTGGCAGAACCAGCTGGAGCTTTATCAATATCTGCTTTAGATTTTTATTCTAAAGAAATAAAAGGAAAAAATATAGTATGTATATTAAGTGGAGGAAATAATGATATTACCAGAACAGAAGAAATAAGGGAAAGATCTCTTTTATATGAAGAGAAAAAACATTATTTTATAGTTAAATTTCCACAAAGATCTGGATCTTTAAAAGAATTTATCAATAACGTTTTAGGACCTAAACATGATATTTCTTATTTTTCGTATTCTAAAAAAACCTCAAGAGAGGAAGGACCAGCAATAATAGGAATTGAATTAATAGATAAAAAGGAATTTCCTAAATTATTAGAAAAAATGAATAAACACAATGTTAATTTTCAATATTTAAATAAAAATCCCGATTTATTTCGCGTACTTATTTAA
- the dapB gene encoding 4-hydroxy-tetrahydrodipicolinate reductase: MNIAIIGYGKMGKALERIAKLRNHNISLRYDNTPNPKLLKNSDLAIEFSQPNTAFQNVKICIENNIPVVCGTTGWLEKLNIVKNICLNNKGSFLYSSNFSIGMNIFYIINKKLSNLLYPYSNEYEVIIKETHHTKKIDKPSGTAISLANDIISSKMKKSWKIINHNDENKKDTNSIFIESKRLDNVIGEHKVIYKSIIEKIVLKHEAYNRDIFAIGAIIAAEWLLDKKGFFSMKDVLEL, translated from the coding sequence ATGAATATAGCAATTATAGGTTATGGAAAAATGGGAAAAGCTTTGGAAAGAATAGCAAAACTTAGAAATCATAATATTTCATTACGTTATGATAATACTCCTAATCCAAAATTATTAAAAAATTCAGATCTAGCAATAGAATTTAGTCAACCAAATACAGCTTTTCAAAACGTAAAAATTTGTATAGAAAATAACATTCCAGTTGTATGTGGTACTACAGGCTGGTTAGAAAAACTAAATATAGTTAAAAATATTTGTCTAAATAATAAAGGATCTTTTTTATATTCTTCTAATTTTAGTATTGGAATGAATATATTTTATATAATAAATAAAAAATTATCCAATTTGTTATATCCATATTCAAATGAATATGAGGTAATAATAAAAGAAACTCATCATACAAAAAAAATAGATAAACCTAGTGGAACTGCTATATCATTAGCCAATGATATAATAAGTAGTAAAATGAAAAAATCATGGAAGATTATAAATCATAATGATGAAAATAAAAAAGATACTAATTCTATATTCATAGAATCTAAAAGATTGGATAATGTAATAGGAGAACATAAAGTAATTTATAAATCTATCATTGAAAAAATAGTTTTAAAACATGAAGCATATAATAGAGATATATTTGCTATTGGTGCCATTATTGCTGCAGAATGGCTTTTAGATAAAAAAGGTTTTTTTTCAATGAAAGATGTTTTGGAATTATAA
- the lepB gene encoding signal peptidase I, which yields MLEYIIYHSIFLLIENIIHILLTCNIYKNFNISYQKSFIPFYNIANYLKAHRRSIFYMFLLINPLTSIILYLILWIDLIYSFHKNKFSLSFLIYLIFFGFFHILYINFFRKKNDILVIKKIDIKNNNFLLSIIFSFIIQTYIIQPFFIPTSSMEKTLLVGDFILVSKIHYGLKLPILPVFIPFTFKKNNFLGLKDYFPFSFNSMQSIKRNDIIAFKFPINYENSIIDKKYNYIKRCVGIPGDTIFIKNGNLFINNKKEKNEFFSTKQQSYIIKTNKIYLNIKFLKDNMDIKKIYFLGKKYQKYYYQTTLTKEDVKKMKYLFKNKIFIEKYITPNNIKDNCIIQNKEEIIWNKDFFGPLHIPKKGDLVEINSDNAHMYKKIFPYECNKKRLINKGLKKFIKINNHYYFMMGDNRHNSYDSRYWGLVSDNQIIGPALITWMSVSWDEDNPINFLKWNIRWNRIMKKIN from the coding sequence ATGTTAGAATATATTATATATCATAGCATTTTTTTGTTAATTGAAAATATTATCCATATACTATTAACCTGTAATATATATAAAAATTTTAATATCAGTTATCAAAAGTCTTTTATCCCATTTTACAATATTGCAAATTATCTAAAAGCACATAGAAGGTCTATTTTTTATATGTTTTTATTGATTAATCCATTAACTAGTATTATTTTATATTTAATTTTGTGGATTGATCTAATTTATTCATTCCATAAAAATAAATTTTCTTTATCATTTTTAATATATTTAATATTTTTTGGATTTTTTCATATACTTTATATTAATTTTTTTCGTAAAAAAAATGATATTTTAGTTATAAAAAAAATAGATATTAAAAATAATAATTTTTTATTATCTATAATTTTTTCTTTTATTATTCAAACTTATATAATCCAACCATTTTTTATTCCTACTTCATCTATGGAAAAAACATTGTTAGTAGGAGATTTTATATTAGTTAGTAAAATCCATTATGGATTGAAATTACCTATTTTACCTGTTTTTATTCCATTTACATTTAAAAAAAATAATTTTTTAGGATTAAAGGATTATTTTCCATTTAGTTTTAATTCTATGCAATCAATAAAAAGAAACGATATAATTGCTTTTAAATTTCCTATAAATTATGAAAATTCAATAATAGATAAAAAATATAATTATATTAAAAGATGTGTAGGGATTCCAGGAGATACTATTTTTATTAAAAATGGTAATTTATTTATTAATAATAAAAAAGAGAAAAATGAATTTTTTTCAACAAAACAACAATCTTATATTATAAAAACAAATAAAATTTATCTAAATATAAAATTTTTAAAAGATAATATGGATATAAAAAAAATATATTTTTTAGGAAAAAAATATCAAAAATACTATTATCAAACCACTTTAACTAAAGAAGATGTCAAAAAAATGAAATATTTATTCAAAAATAAAATTTTTATAGAAAAGTATATAACACCTAATAATATAAAAGATAATTGTATTATACAAAATAAAGAGGAAATTATATGGAATAAAGATTTTTTTGGACCACTTCATATTCCTAAAAAAGGAGATTTAGTTGAAATTAATTCAGATAATGCGCATATGTATAAAAAAATTTTTCCTTATGAATGTAATAAAAAAAGATTAATCAATAAAGGTTTAAAGAAATTTATAAAAATAAACAATCATTATTATTTTATGATGGGAGATAATAGACATAATTCTTATGATTCTAGATATTGGGGATTGGTTTCTGATAATCAAATCATTGGACCAGCTTTGATTACATGGATGAGTGTTTCTTGGGATGAAGATAATCCTATTAATTTCCTAAAATGGAATATCCGTTGGAATAGAATAATGAAAAAAATTAACTGA
- a CDS encoding rhomboid family intramembrane serine protease, which yields MIYLSILILYPSKIEDTFSLYNPLDERFKIFQVFTHMFIHSKNILLHIILNMLGLLMFGRKMENLLGSRKLIMLYIVSGILSAFVQIIFNTGLIFYFIKNFSFEKINYSLILLSEYKRFTIYSYIYSPMMGASGAVSGILGAFAIFYPEQKIFILPFPLPIRIKKAIIIFIIISLLSSIFNLSPGIAHFAHIGGILSGYLIGNFFFQKKIKYFLI from the coding sequence TTGATTTATTTATCTATATTGATTTTATATCCATCTAAAATAGAAGATACGTTTTCTTTATACAATCCACTAGATGAAAGATTTAAAATATTTCAAGTATTTACTCATATGTTTATACATTCTAAAAATATATTATTACACATAATTCTTAATATGTTGGGATTATTAATGTTTGGGAGAAAAATGGAAAATCTATTAGGATCTAGAAAATTAATTATGTTATATATAGTATCTGGAATTTTATCTGCATTTGTACAAATTATATTTAATACTGGATTAATATTTTATTTTATTAAAAATTTTAGTTTTGAAAAAATTAATTATTCATTAATTTTATTATCCGAATATAAAAGATTCACTATATATAGTTATATTTATTCTCCTATGATGGGGGCATCTGGAGCTGTAAGTGGAATTTTAGGAGCTTTTGCTATATTTTATCCAGAACAGAAGATTTTTATATTACCGTTCCCTTTACCAATTAGAATAAAAAAAGCGATTATAATTTTCATTATAATAAGTTTATTATCATCTATATTTAATTTATCACCAGGTATTGCACATTTTGCACATATTGGTGGAATATTATCCGGTTATTTAATAGGAAATTTTTTTTTTCAAAAAAAAATAAAATATTTTTTAATTTAA
- the mutL gene encoding DNA mismatch repair endonuclease MutL — translation MNKIKILSKYIVNQIAAGEVIERPSSVLRELLENSIDANAKNIDIFIKDSGKTLIQLVDDGDGMNINDAKISIKKYATSKIKNIEDIYNISTKGFRGEALAAISLISQLEIQTKDKNSALGIHLFIENGKINKEIPLYMMKGTRVSVKNIFHGFPARRAYLRSSQIEFRNIVNEFYKIILSHRNIKYRFYHNDKIYFFIDKNISLKERITKIFNFKKNNFKSIFIKKDKFFINVIFNIPNRFSYKKGIQLIIVNKRSIKNYFLHKKIVSAYNRFFKNFHTISYFVFIEIDPKLVNWNIHPAKKEVQIEEENNIGNIIHKNIKTLLLDQYFVTKEELYNKNIEYLSVSEKNKDYNFLIKKKSSKDEINQLENLLKNAINKSNRENDILNFYQKKNFKNIFQINNKYIIVINNDNCLLIDQYRAYKNILFESFFKRKIETAKISYPIEIKFLQKKEKIIIYDIIKYLKSMGFYLYDCNQKIYLYSFPKKLTKYISIKVVKNIFCKYNENNNKEKIFINSIFQFSSIKYGVKLCKKKMNSLVKELFFCENPNYTYTSGSQILFIINKDFFEKIFE, via the coding sequence ATGAATAAAATAAAAATTTTATCTAAATATATAGTCAACCAAATAGCTGCAGGAGAAGTAATAGAAAGACCTTCTTCAGTTTTAAGAGAACTGTTAGAGAATTCAATAGATGCGAATGCAAAAAATATTGATATTTTCATAAAAGATTCAGGAAAAACACTGATTCAATTAGTAGATGACGGTGATGGAATGAATATTAATGATGCTAAAATTAGCATAAAAAAATATGCAACGTCAAAAATAAAAAATATTGAAGATATTTATAATATTAGTACAAAAGGATTCAGAGGTGAAGCTTTAGCCGCAATATCTTTAATTTCTCAATTAGAAATACAAACTAAAGATAAAAATAGTGCATTAGGAATTCATTTGTTTATAGAAAATGGAAAAATAAATAAAGAAATTCCATTATATATGATGAAAGGGACTAGAGTCTCCGTAAAAAATATATTTCATGGATTTCCCGCAAGAAGAGCTTACCTTAGATCTTCTCAAATAGAATTTCGAAATATTGTAAATGAATTTTATAAAATTATATTATCACATAGAAATATTAAATATAGATTTTATCATAATGATAAAATCTATTTTTTTATTGATAAAAATATTTCATTAAAAGAAAGAATAACTAAAATATTCAATTTTAAAAAAAATAATTTTAAATCTATTTTTATTAAAAAAGATAAATTTTTTATAAATGTAATTTTTAATATTCCTAATAGATTTTCATATAAAAAAGGAATACAATTAATAATTGTAAACAAAAGAAGTATAAAAAATTATTTTTTGCATAAAAAAATTGTTTCTGCATATAATAGATTTTTTAAAAATTTTCATACTATTTCTTATTTTGTTTTTATTGAAATTGATCCTAAATTAGTTAACTGGAATATTCATCCTGCTAAAAAAGAAGTTCAAATAGAAGAAGAAAATAATATAGGAAATATAATTCACAAAAACATAAAAACCCTATTATTAGATCAGTATTTTGTAACAAAAGAAGAACTATATAATAAAAATATTGAATATTTATCTGTATCAGAAAAGAATAAAGATTACAATTTTTTAATTAAAAAAAAATCGTCAAAAGATGAAATAAATCAATTAGAAAATTTATTGAAAAATGCAATAAATAAATCTAATAGAGAAAATGATATTTTAAATTTTTATCAAAAAAAAAATTTCAAAAATATTTTTCAAATTAACAATAAATATATAATTGTTATTAACAATGATAATTGTTTATTAATAGATCAATATAGAGCATATAAAAATATTTTATTTGAATCTTTTTTTAAAAGAAAAATCGAAACAGCTAAAATTAGCTATCCAATAGAAATAAAATTTCTACAAAAAAAAGAAAAAATTATTATTTACGATATAATAAAATACTTAAAAAGTATGGGATTTTATTTATATGATTGTAATCAAAAGATATATTTATATTCTTTTCCTAAAAAATTAACAAAATACATTTCAATTAAAGTTGTTAAAAATATTTTTTGTAAGTATAATGAAAATAATAATAAAGAAAAAATTTTTATTAATTCTATATTTCAATTTTCTTCTATCAAATATGGAGTTAAACTATGCAAAAAAAAAATGAATAGTTTAGTAAAAGAACTTTTTTTTTGTGAAAATCCAAATTATACTTATACATCAGGAAGTCAAATTTTATTTATTATTAATAAAGATTTTTTTGAAAAAATTTTTGAATAG
- the ribH gene encoding 6,7-dimethyl-8-ribityllumazine synthase, whose protein sequence is MKYKNVSYSLELDKEKIKNANFKIAIIVSLWNRFITDRLYDGSYKTLIKFGISEKSIKTWKVPGSYELIFSSKEIANSYDFDSIITIGSLIKGDTYHFKYLCQSISQGIKDVNIKYSIPIIFCVLMDKNKQQSIDRSGGKNGNKGIECAKTAIYMSFFKRSIIE, encoded by the coding sequence ATGAAATATAAAAACGTATCTTATTCGTTAGAATTAGATAAAGAAAAAATAAAAAATGCTAATTTTAAAATAGCAATTATTGTATCTCTATGGAATAGATTTATTACTGATAGATTATATGATGGTTCATATAAAACTTTAATTAAATTTGGAATTTCGGAAAAAAGCATAAAAACTTGGAAAGTTCCTGGAAGTTATGAATTGATTTTTTCATCTAAAGAAATAGCTAATTCTTATGATTTTGATTCTATTATTACAATAGGGTCTTTAATTAAAGGAGATACTTATCATTTTAAGTATTTATGTCAATCTATATCACAAGGAATAAAAGATGTTAATATAAAATATAGTATTCCGATTATATTTTGTGTATTAATGGATAAAAATAAACAACAGTCTATTGATCGTTCAGGAGGAAAAAATGGAAATAAGGGGATAGAATGCGCAAAGACTGCTATATATATGTCTTTTTTTAAAAGATCTATCATAGAATAA
- a CDS encoding tetratricopeptide repeat protein, producing MIFFIYFFSKKFFIDLSKKSIEELNLAEEYLYQGMFNKALNKDKIESNNLGFLGIYYKYPFTSSGNISKFYAGICYYKLEDYENCINILDKFNSKEDILSSIKYGIIGDAYSQMNNKEKSLENYIKASAYSNITTPLYYYKIAIIYLSLNKYKESKFFLEKIENKYPFFLYKDNVEKYITFTENKLRNEI from the coding sequence ATGATATTTTTTATTTATTTTTTTTCTAAAAAATTTTTCATAGACTTATCAAAAAAATCAATTGAAGAATTAAATCTTGCAGAAGAATATTTATACCAGGGTATGTTTAATAAGGCCTTAAACAAGGATAAAATAGAATCGAATAACTTAGGTTTTTTAGGAATATACTATAAGTATCCTTTTACTAGTTCTGGTAACATATCTAAATTTTATGCAGGAATTTGTTATTATAAATTAGAAGATTATGAAAATTGTATAAACATTTTAGATAAATTTAATTCAAAAGAAGATATTTTATCTTCTATAAAATATGGAATAATAGGAGATGCTTATTCACAAATGAATAATAAAGAAAAATCATTAGAAAATTATATTAAAGCTTCTGCTTATAGCAATATTACTACACCACTTTATTATTACAAAATAGCTATAATATATTTATCATTAAATAAATATAAAGAATCTAAATTTTTTTTAGAAAAAATAGAAAATAAATATCCTTTTTTTTTATATAAAGATAATGTAGAAAAATATATTACATTTACTGAAAATAAGTTACGAAATGAAATATAA
- the gldE gene encoding gliding motility-associated protein GldE, producing the protein MLLLFSSLISGSETSFSRLEEKIGDNNKKKFLLRKIIKKKKKILATILIYNNFSNIGIIIITSFIIRNYIKNQYFLIYHRICLSINFIMEIIFITFILLLFGEIIPKIYANKNSFSFSIFMSKPIIILEKILSPISKIMIIISEFFEKKLEKENISVDQLSKALKITLNHKNVKERKFLQRIVNFGNTEIHQIMTPRIDMFALNKKISFIDVLKLVRYHSYSRIPIYKNSIDDIEGILFAKDLLPFIYNDKFSWNKLIHPPFFVPGKKKIDDLLNDFQKKKIHLAIVVDEYGGTCGLVTLEDVVEEIIGDIIDEFDDENLCYSKLSKNNYLFDGKTSLINFYRIMDVKEEVFFEKKKGKADTLAGFIMEINQDYPKNKQKINFLNYSFIIQSIDDKRIKTIEVIKKRFLI; encoded by the coding sequence ATGTTATTATTATTTTCTTCTTTAATTTCTGGTTCAGAAACTTCATTCTCCAGACTTGAAGAAAAAATTGGTGATAATAATAAAAAAAAATTTTTACTAAGAAAAATTATCAAAAAAAAGAAAAAAATTTTAGCTACAATATTAATTTATAATAATTTTTCTAATATTGGAATTATTATCATAACATCTTTTATAATTAGAAATTATATTAAAAATCAATATTTTTTGATTTATCATAGAATATGTTTATCCATTAATTTCATTATGGAAATTATATTTATTACTTTTATTTTATTATTATTCGGAGAAATAATTCCTAAAATTTATGCTAATAAAAATAGTTTTAGTTTTTCTATTTTTATGTCAAAACCAATAATTATTCTTGAAAAAATACTTAGTCCAATTAGCAAAATAATGATTATCATTTCAGAATTTTTTGAAAAAAAATTGGAAAAAGAAAATATATCTGTTGATCAATTATCTAAAGCATTAAAAATAACTTTAAATCATAAAAATGTTAAAGAACGTAAATTTTTACAAAGAATTGTAAATTTTGGTAACACTGAAATTCATCAAATTATGACTCCTAGAATTGATATGTTTGCTTTAAATAAAAAAATTAGTTTTATAGATGTTTTAAAATTGGTTCGTTATCATAGTTATTCTAGAATACCTATTTATAAAAATAGTATTGATGATATAGAAGGAATTTTATTTGCTAAAGATTTATTACCATTTATATATAATGATAAATTTTCATGGAATAAGTTAATTCATCCACCTTTTTTTGTACCGGGTAAAAAAAAAATAGATGACTTATTAAATGATTTTCAAAAAAAAAAAATTCATTTAGCTATTGTGGTAGATGAATATGGGGGGACTTGTGGGTTGGTAACTCTTGAAGACGTAGTTGAAGAAATAATAGGAGATATTATAGACGAATTTGATGATGAAAATTTATGTTATTCAAAATTAAGTAAAAATAATTATTTATTTGATGGAAAAACATCTTTAATTAATTTTTATCGTATTATGGATGTAAAAGAAGAAGTTTTTTTTGAAAAAAAAAAAGGTAAAGCAGATACTTTAGCAGGTTTTATAATGGAAATTAACCAAGATTATCCTAAAAATAAACAAAAAATAAATTTCTTAAATTATTCTTTTATTATACAAAGCATTGATGATAAAAGAATAAAAACTATAGAAGTTATAAAAAAAAGATTTTTAATTTAA
- a CDS encoding A/G-specific adenine glycosylase: MNFSKKIINWYKKNGRKLPWRNTNDPYYILVSEFMLQQTKISQVLKYYLKFINKFSSINDLAKSKEEEVLKEWEGLGYYSRARNLLNFAKNIVNIGFPNKYEDLIKYKGIGSYIAGAVSSICFNEIVPAIDGNAYRFFSRYLGIYKNAYFFKSKKFTKLVINIMDHNYPGIFNQAVMDIGSTLCTPRKYKCSLCPVSNNCFSKKNNKIYQLPLKMNKMIKNKSCKFFYYFFINFQKKFFIKKRSIDNNIWKNLYDFPGIESNKYLNFNDKISININDISIKIHGDFFEKKYNISNKIIFVKIYNCEIFKHNTESIFHKKNILISSKEIIKYPFPKPILFFFKYKKII, translated from the coding sequence ATGAATTTTTCTAAAAAAATAATTAATTGGTACAAAAAAAATGGGAGAAAACTTCCTTGGAGGAATACTAATGATCCTTATTATATATTAGTTTCAGAATTTATGTTACAACAAACAAAGATTTCACAAGTATTAAAATATTATTTAAAATTTATCAACAAATTTTCTAGTATTAATGATTTAGCTAAGTCCAAAGAGGAAGAAGTATTAAAAGAATGGGAAGGATTAGGATATTATTCTAGAGCTAGAAATTTATTAAATTTTGCAAAAAATATTGTTAATATTGGTTTTCCAAATAAATATGAAGATTTAATAAAATACAAAGGAATAGGGTCGTATATAGCTGGAGCAGTTTCTTCAATATGTTTTAATGAAATCGTTCCTGCTATTGATGGGAATGCATATAGATTTTTTTCTAGATATTTAGGTATATATAAAAATGCATATTTTTTTAAATCCAAAAAATTTACAAAACTGGTCATCAATATTATGGATCATAATTATCCTGGAATTTTTAATCAAGCTGTAATGGATATTGGATCAACATTATGTACTCCCAGAAAATATAAATGTTCATTATGTCCAGTTTCCAATAATTGTTTTTCTAAAAAAAATAATAAAATTTATCAACTACCATTGAAAATGAATAAAATGATAAAAAATAAATCATGTAAATTTTTTTATTATTTTTTTATAAATTTTCAAAAAAAATTTTTCATTAAAAAAAGATCTATTGATAATAATATTTGGAAAAATCTATATGATTTTCCGGGAATAGAATCGAATAAATATTTAAATTTTAATGATAAAATTTCTATAAATATAAATGATATTAGTATTAAAATTCATGGAGATTTTTTTGAAAAAAAATACAATATTAGTAATAAGATAATTTTTGTAAAAATTTACAATTGCGAAATTTTTAAACATAATACAGAAAGTATTTTTCATAAAAAAAATATACTTATTTCTTCAAAAGAAATAATAAAATATCCATTTCCAAAACCTATATTATTTTTCTTCAAGTATAAAAAAATAATTTAA
- a CDS encoding HU family DNA-binding protein codes for MTKADIITEIISETGLDKVDTQNIIESFMKKIKQSLNKGENVYLRGFGSFIVKYRAKKLGRHISKNRSIVIPAHNVPAFKPSKSFTEMVKKNVPIKK; via the coding sequence ATGACAAAAGCAGATATAATAACAGAAATAATATCAGAAACTGGATTGGATAAGGTTGATACCCAAAATATTATAGAATCTTTTATGAAGAAAATTAAACAAAGCCTCAACAAAGGTGAAAATGTTTATTTAAGAGGATTTGGATCTTTTATTGTTAAATATAGAGCGAAAAAACTAGGTCGTCATATATCTAAAAATAGATCTATTGTAATCCCTGCACATAATGTTCCTGCCTTTAAACCTTCAAAATCTTTTACTGAAATGGTAAAAAAAAATGTTCCCATAAAAAAATAA